A portion of the Actomonas aquatica genome contains these proteins:
- a CDS encoding YceI family protein: protein MRKLLISLLAVAGSFISVARAADTYNVDPAHTSLTFSVRHLGLTNVKGHFNEFTGSLTFDGEKLQSAQATIQVASIDTGVEQRNAHLRTADFFDAETYPEITFVTKRIEKDGDKTILVADFTMRGVTKELRLPANFYGPATDPWGNTRIGLTAIAKINRLDYNINYNPLLETGVAVVGEEISLEINAEAVKASAE from the coding sequence ATGCGTAAGCTCCTCATCTCCCTCCTCGCCGTTGCCGGCTCCTTCATCTCCGTCGCTCGTGCGGCCGACACCTACAATGTCGACCCGGCTCACACCAGCCTCACCTTCTCGGTCCGCCACCTCGGCCTGACCAACGTCAAGGGCCACTTCAACGAGTTCACCGGCTCCCTCACCTTCGATGGTGAAAAGCTGCAAAGCGCCCAAGCCACCATCCAGGTCGCCAGCATCGACACCGGTGTCGAACAGCGTAACGCCCACCTGCGCACCGCCGACTTCTTCGACGCCGAGACCTACCCGGAAATCACCTTCGTGACCAAGCGCATCGAAAAGGACGGCGACAAAACCATCCTCGTCGCCGACTTCACCATGCGTGGCGTGACCAAGGAACTCCGTCTCCCCGCCAACTTCTACGGTCCGGCCACCGATCCCTGGGGCAACACCCGCATCGGCCTCACCGCCATCGCCAAGATCAACCGCCTCGACTACAACATTAACTACAACCCGCTGCTCGAGACCGGCGTGGCCGTCGTCGGCGAAGAGATCTCCCTCGAGATCAACGCCGAAGCCGTGAAGGCCTCCGCGGAATAA